The following proteins are encoded in a genomic region of Actinomadura sp. NAK00032:
- a CDS encoding spermidine synthase, whose amino-acid sequence MARKRRHDPPPRTYRIAGGEAELLRDADRDGGWMLLVGGVPQSYVDLSDPTHLDFEYMRLIGDVVDCAGLDGEALDAVHVGGAGCTLPRYIAATRPGSRQVVLEPDAELVQLVRERLPVKGVPGLRIRVTDGRAGIAALADDADDLVVMDAFAEASMPPELATREFVLDAARVLRPGGVYVVNVADGFRLPFARRVAATVRSVFRHTLLLGDPGVLRGRRFGNLVVAGSQAPLPAAELTRRAAGGIVRARVVEGGDLAAFCAGAAPLHDGEEIVAPVPPPQVFGSS is encoded by the coding sequence ATGGCACGCAAGCGCAGGCACGACCCCCCGCCGCGCACGTACCGCATCGCGGGCGGTGAGGCCGAGCTGCTGCGCGACGCCGACCGCGACGGCGGCTGGATGCTGCTCGTCGGCGGGGTGCCGCAGTCCTACGTTGACCTGTCCGACCCCACCCATCTCGACTTCGAGTACATGCGGCTGATCGGCGACGTGGTCGACTGCGCCGGCCTGGACGGCGAGGCGCTCGACGCGGTCCACGTCGGCGGCGCCGGCTGCACGCTGCCCCGCTACATCGCCGCGACCCGGCCGGGGTCGCGGCAGGTCGTGCTGGAGCCGGACGCCGAGCTGGTGCAGCTCGTCCGGGAGCGGCTGCCGGTGAAGGGCGTCCCCGGGCTGCGGATCCGCGTCACCGACGGGCGCGCCGGCATCGCGGCGCTCGCCGACGACGCCGACGACCTGGTGGTGATGGACGCGTTCGCCGAGGCGTCGATGCCGCCCGAGCTCGCCACCCGCGAGTTCGTGCTGGACGCCGCGCGGGTGCTGCGGCCGGGCGGCGTCTACGTGGTCAACGTCGCCGACGGGTTCCGGCTGCCGTTCGCGCGCCGGGTGGCCGCCACGGTCCGGTCGGTGTTCCGGCACACGCTGCTGCTCGGCGACCCGGGAGTGCTGCGGGGCCGCCGGTTCGGCAACCTGGTCGTGGCCGGGTCGCAGGCGCCGCTGCCGGCCGCCGAGCTGACCCGCCGCGCGGCGGGCGGCATCGTCCGCGCCCGGGTCGTGGAGGGCGGCGATCTCGCCGCGTTCTGCGCCGGCGCGGCGCCGCTGCACGACGGCGAGGAGATCGTCGCGCCCGTCCCGCCGCCGCAGGTCTTCGGGAGTTCCTGA
- a CDS encoding SDR family oxidoreductase: protein MILVTGASGTLGRVVARRLAEAGADVHGLSRRERAAEPGMTWHKGDLWKGEGVAAAVAGAETIVHCASDPFHPKRDLPAARRLVEAARGEGAPHLVYISIVGVDKIPYGYYRTKHAVERLLEGSGLPYTILRATQFHTLPDAVFNVLTKIPGVAVVPRGLRDQPVDVAEVAGRLADLALAAGPARRVEDMGGPEVLTVEEMLGDYLAARGLRRPLTVPLPLPGKVGRGFREGHHLVPGHADGTRTWKQFLEEAHARN from the coding sequence ATGATCCTCGTCACGGGGGCGAGCGGCACGCTCGGCCGGGTCGTCGCGCGGCGGCTGGCCGAGGCCGGCGCGGACGTGCACGGGCTGAGCCGGCGGGAACGCGCCGCCGAACCGGGCATGACCTGGCACAAGGGCGATCTGTGGAAGGGCGAGGGCGTCGCCGCGGCGGTCGCCGGCGCGGAGACGATCGTGCACTGCGCCAGCGACCCGTTCCATCCCAAGCGGGACCTGCCCGCCGCCCGGCGGCTGGTCGAGGCCGCGCGCGGCGAGGGCGCCCCGCACCTGGTCTACATCTCGATCGTCGGCGTCGACAAGATCCCCTACGGCTACTACCGGACGAAGCACGCCGTGGAGCGGCTCCTGGAGGGCTCCGGCCTGCCGTACACGATCCTGCGGGCCACCCAGTTCCACACGCTGCCCGACGCGGTCTTCAACGTCCTCACCAAGATCCCCGGCGTGGCGGTGGTGCCGAGGGGGCTGCGCGACCAGCCGGTCGACGTCGCCGAGGTCGCCGGGCGGCTCGCCGACCTGGCGCTCGCCGCCGGGCCCGCGCGGCGGGTCGAGGACATGGGCGGCCCCGAGGTGCTCACCGTCGAGGAGATGCTCGGGGACTACCTGGCCGCGCGCGGCCTGCGGCGGCCCCTCACGGTGCCGCTGCCGCTGCCCGGAAAGGTCGGGCGCGGGTTCCGGGAGGGCCACCACCTGGTCCCCGGCCACGCCGACGGAACGCGCACCTGGAAGCAGTTCCTGGAGGAGGCCCACGCGCGGAATTGA
- a CDS encoding ATP-binding SpoIIE family protein phosphatase: MESSTRILILGMESSGRILQFERNAAAVLSRNADDLRGAYLDEVIPGAREPLLEALKAGRERTAMLAVETPAGGTLDAVVTVHPMSGGAPDVPGLAALAVIRVPVPLADRFVDPAVIRRALLDDALPRIGSLDLELLARGLMDVLVPHFCNSGALLLAESHIDADEPPEGPDGPQLRRMAIGFDDEDPAWDATFPSGESLVYPPGTPHAECLESGEPVLRALGGEGAARLAGAWRRPPVAELLKGASMLLLPITSAAGVLGFFVCTRNAAHRPFDAYDVEIGMEFANRASIFVESARQYSRERATALTLQRSLLPTGLSAPSTVEVHHRYLPGSRRIEVGGDWYESIALPGGRVALVVGDVAGHGVKAAVTMGRLRTAIHTLAGLELPPAEALERLDSLMRTLGEREPHFATCAYVVYDAVTGRCEVASAGHLPPLLAPPGAEPQYLPVPPAPPLGVGGDGPIVTREFTVEDGTLLFLYTDGLVENRARDIDDGLARLLATFGPGAAARPLDDLCQAALDGVYDDEHRDDIAMLVARLARIPDDHHATWELPAEPAAIRRARGLVRDRLARWDLDDLTHSTMLLVSELVTNAIQHVGGRVTLRLVREGGLVCEVADSSDGRPRIRLHDDEDDALESGRGLHVVGRLAQRWGVRRTAGGKVVWCEQELS, translated from the coding sequence ATGGAGTCGTCCACCCGAATTCTCATTCTCGGCATGGAATCGTCGGGGAGAATTCTCCAGTTCGAGCGCAACGCCGCCGCCGTGCTCTCCCGGAACGCGGACGACCTGCGGGGCGCCTACCTGGACGAGGTGATCCCCGGCGCGCGGGAGCCGCTGCTGGAGGCGCTGAAGGCCGGCCGGGAGCGCACCGCCATGCTCGCCGTGGAGACCCCGGCGGGTGGCACGCTGGACGCGGTCGTGACCGTCCACCCGATGAGCGGCGGCGCGCCCGACGTCCCGGGCCTCGCCGCGCTCGCGGTGATCCGGGTGCCGGTGCCGCTCGCCGACCGGTTCGTCGACCCGGCCGTCATCCGCCGCGCGCTGCTGGACGACGCGCTGCCCCGCATCGGTTCCCTCGACCTGGAACTGCTGGCGCGCGGCCTGATGGACGTGCTCGTCCCGCACTTCTGCAACTCGGGCGCGCTGCTGCTGGCCGAGAGCCACATCGACGCCGACGAGCCGCCGGAGGGCCCGGACGGGCCGCAGCTGCGCCGGATGGCGATCGGCTTCGACGACGAGGACCCGGCCTGGGACGCGACGTTCCCCAGCGGCGAGTCGCTGGTCTACCCGCCGGGCACGCCGCACGCGGAGTGCCTGGAGTCCGGTGAGCCGGTGCTGCGCGCCCTCGGCGGCGAGGGCGCGGCCCGGCTCGCGGGCGCGTGGCGGCGCCCGCCGGTGGCCGAGCTGCTCAAGGGCGCGTCGATGCTGTTACTCCCGATCACGTCCGCGGCGGGCGTGCTGGGGTTCTTCGTCTGCACCCGCAACGCGGCGCACCGGCCGTTCGACGCCTACGACGTCGAGATCGGGATGGAGTTCGCGAACCGGGCGTCGATCTTCGTGGAGAGCGCCCGCCAGTACTCGCGGGAGCGCGCGACCGCCCTCACCCTGCAGCGCAGCCTGCTGCCGACGGGCCTGTCGGCGCCGTCGACGGTCGAGGTGCACCACCGCTACCTGCCGGGCAGCCGCCGCATCGAGGTCGGCGGCGACTGGTACGAGTCGATCGCGCTGCCCGGCGGCCGGGTCGCGCTGGTGGTCGGCGACGTCGCCGGGCACGGCGTCAAGGCCGCCGTCACGATGGGCAGGCTCCGCACCGCCATCCACACCCTCGCCGGGCTGGAGCTGCCGCCCGCCGAGGCGCTGGAGCGCCTCGACTCGCTGATGCGGACGCTCGGCGAGCGCGAGCCGCACTTCGCCACCTGCGCCTACGTCGTCTACGACGCGGTCACCGGCCGCTGCGAGGTCGCGAGCGCCGGGCACCTGCCGCCGCTGCTCGCCCCGCCCGGCGCCGAACCGCAGTACCTGCCGGTGCCGCCCGCGCCGCCGCTCGGCGTCGGCGGCGACGGCCCGATCGTGACCCGCGAGTTCACCGTCGAGGACGGCACGCTCCTGTTCCTCTACACCGACGGGCTGGTGGAGAACCGGGCCCGCGACATCGACGACGGGCTCGCGCGGCTGCTCGCCACGTTCGGGCCGGGCGCCGCCGCCCGCCCGCTGGACGACCTGTGCCAGGCGGCCCTCGACGGCGTCTACGACGACGAGCACCGCGACGACATCGCGATGCTGGTGGCGCGCCTCGCCCGCATCCCCGACGACCACCACGCCACCTGGGAGCTGCCCGCCGAGCCCGCCGCCATCCGCCGCGCCCGCGGCCTCGTCCGCGACCGGCTCGCCCGCTGGGACCTCGACGACCTGACCCACAGCACCATGCTGCTGGTGTCGGAGCTGGTCACCAACGCGATCCAGCACGTCGGCGGGCGCGTCACGCTGCGGCTGGTGCGGGAGGGCGGCCTGGTCTGCGAGGTCGCCGACTCCTCCGACGGGCGGCCCCGCATCCGGCTGCACGACGACGAGGACGACGCGCTGGAGTCGGGCCGCGGCCTGCACGTCGTGGGGCGGCTGGCGCAGCGCTGGGGCGTGCGGCGCACCGCGGGCGGCAAGGTCGTCTGGTGCGAGCAGGAGCTGTCCTGA
- a CDS encoding fused response regulator/phosphatase, which produces MGTWTTLVVDDSDTKRYIVGRWLRRAGHTVVEAASAAETWRRLAEHDVDLVVLDVKLPDMSGIEVCERIKSAPDTNSLPVIHISAQAVDVADRTHGLRRGADAYMTDPIDPGEFLATVEAVLRYYEARRRAERMVGRMAELTRTSLAINAATSFDRLAEVAASGAHAIFEVPAAVFIVPPGGRPRRAVEADGRPEHRDYPPGLIERLIGRTGLGDDTGTEITRVPLREWRGIVPDPVLRDDALLVVSRLKHGHPPICIAIEAGGAPEEAETNLLRQLGQAVALALAALRSYTEEHTISLTLQRSLLPASLPAVPGWELAVRYEPAGDEAEVGGDFYEVLDLGDRVLVAIGDVQGHSLRAATVMAEVRHALRAFASEGHGSVQILRLLNGVMERYHDDQTVTMTLMTLDPGSGRLHIASAGHLPPLHITGGQARYGSGGGVILGFPADGVAVEETVVPPGGTVVLITDGLIEDRGIPLADNMERLRAVAAHVEDDLERFSDRVIAEFGHREDDVALVVLRRDPGPGPAAGAR; this is translated from the coding sequence ATGGGGACCTGGACGACGCTGGTGGTGGACGACAGCGACACCAAGCGCTACATCGTCGGCCGCTGGCTGCGCCGCGCCGGGCACACGGTGGTGGAGGCGGCGTCCGCGGCGGAGACCTGGCGGCGGCTCGCCGAGCACGACGTCGACCTGGTGGTGCTCGACGTGAAGCTGCCGGACATGAGCGGCATCGAGGTGTGCGAGCGGATCAAGTCCGCGCCGGACACGAACTCGCTGCCCGTCATCCACATCTCCGCGCAGGCCGTGGACGTCGCCGACCGCACCCACGGGCTGCGGCGCGGCGCTGACGCCTACATGACCGACCCGATCGACCCCGGCGAGTTCCTCGCCACGGTCGAGGCGGTGCTGCGCTACTACGAGGCGCGGCGGCGGGCCGAGCGGATGGTCGGCCGGATGGCCGAGCTGACCCGCACGTCGCTGGCCATCAACGCGGCCACGTCCTTCGACCGGCTGGCGGAGGTCGCCGCGAGCGGCGCCCACGCGATCTTCGAGGTGCCCGCCGCGGTGTTCATCGTGCCGCCGGGCGGCCGGCCGCGGCGCGCCGTCGAGGCGGACGGGCGCCCCGAGCACCGCGACTACCCGCCGGGCCTCATCGAGCGGCTGATCGGCCGCACCGGGCTGGGCGACGACACCGGCACCGAGATCACGAGAGTGCCGCTGCGGGAGTGGCGGGGGATCGTGCCCGACCCCGTGCTGCGCGACGACGCCCTGCTGGTGGTGTCGCGGCTCAAGCACGGCCACCCGCCCATCTGCATCGCGATCGAGGCCGGCGGCGCGCCGGAGGAGGCCGAGACCAACCTGCTGCGCCAGCTCGGGCAGGCGGTGGCGCTCGCGCTCGCCGCGCTGCGCAGCTACACCGAGGAGCACACGATCTCGCTGACCCTGCAGCGCAGCCTGCTGCCGGCGTCGCTGCCGGCGGTGCCGGGCTGGGAGCTCGCGGTCCGCTACGAGCCGGCCGGCGACGAGGCCGAGGTCGGCGGCGACTTCTACGAGGTCCTCGACCTCGGCGACCGGGTCCTGGTCGCCATCGGGGACGTGCAGGGCCACTCGCTGCGGGCCGCGACGGTGATGGCGGAGGTCCGGCACGCGCTGCGCGCGTTCGCCTCCGAGGGGCACGGCTCCGTCCAGATCCTCCGGCTGCTGAACGGCGTCATGGAGCGCTACCACGACGACCAGACCGTCACCATGACCCTGATGACGCTGGACCCCGGCAGCGGCCGGCTGCACATCGCCAGCGCCGGGCACCTCCCGCCGCTGCACATCACCGGCGGCCAGGCCCGCTACGGGTCGGGCGGCGGCGTGATCCTCGGCTTCCCGGCCGACGGCGTCGCGGTCGAGGAGACCGTGGTCCCGCCGGGCGGCACCGTCGTGCTGATCACCGACGGGCTGATCGAGGACCGCGGGATCCCGCTCGCCGACAACATGGAGCGGCTGCGCGCCGTCGCGGCCCACGTGGAGGACGACCTGGAGCGGTTCAGCGACCGCGTCATCGCCGAGTTCGGGCACCGCGAGGACGACGTCGCGCTCGTCGTCCTGCGCCGCGATCCCGGCCCCGGGCCCGCGGCGGGCGCGCGCTGA
- a CDS encoding ATP-binding protein, with the protein MAEDLVRMEISDEEGVFTVRRAGRQVAAAVGLEHQDQVRVATALSEVGRELYACSGRVSVAFRIDPGRHPALVVELDLRPRPDAARTTECQVAAARLVSLLEEEAVGEGGVRLRLRKDLPAGAAPVGRAELRRLRARLDRLRPLPALEELQTQNSELTAALADLQRRQEELRTLNAELEETNHGVMALYGELSEELEETNRGVVALYAELEEKSDQLREAGEAKNRFWAGISHELRTPVNGVIGLTRLLLDPAADPLTEEQRQQITLIRDTGGTLLSMVNELLDMARAEQGRLEPHPAPVDVPALLADLAVLLSPMAEQARLSLAVDDADAPRDFVTDPEMLSRILRNLVGNGLKFTEEGEVRLAVRRAGEDVVFTVADTGVGIPPAERERVFEEFHRVQGSGGAGTGLGLPFARRLARILGGDVTLDSVVGEGTTATVRIPPYRDMAHLELGHVLIADDDEAARRTLRGLVDASAGRVSEAADGDAALAAAAADPPDLVLLDLRMPGRDGYDVLAGLPAGTPVVLVTSSDAAASDDPRLRRADAVLGKDRVGPESLAAAIRSAQARRAREGR; encoded by the coding sequence GTGGCCGAGGACCTGGTCCGCATGGAGATCTCCGACGAGGAGGGCGTCTTCACCGTCCGGCGGGCGGGCCGGCAGGTCGCCGCCGCGGTCGGCCTCGAACACCAGGACCAGGTCCGCGTCGCGACCGCGCTCAGCGAGGTCGGCCGGGAACTGTACGCGTGCTCGGGGCGGGTGTCGGTGGCGTTCCGGATCGACCCGGGCCGGCACCCGGCCCTGGTGGTCGAACTGGACCTGCGCCCGCGCCCGGACGCGGCGCGGACGACCGAGTGCCAGGTCGCGGCGGCGCGGCTGGTGAGCCTGCTGGAGGAGGAGGCGGTCGGCGAGGGCGGCGTCCGCCTCCGGCTGCGCAAGGACCTGCCCGCCGGCGCCGCGCCGGTCGGCCGGGCCGAGCTGAGGAGGCTCCGCGCGCGGCTGGACCGGCTGCGCCCCCTGCCCGCCCTGGAGGAGCTGCAGACGCAGAACTCGGAGCTCACCGCGGCGCTCGCGGATCTGCAGCGCCGGCAGGAGGAGCTGCGGACCCTCAACGCCGAACTGGAGGAGACCAACCACGGGGTCATGGCCCTCTACGGCGAGCTCTCCGAGGAGCTCGAGGAGACGAACCGGGGCGTCGTGGCGCTGTACGCCGAGCTGGAGGAGAAGTCCGACCAGCTGCGCGAGGCGGGCGAGGCCAAGAACCGGTTCTGGGCCGGCATCAGCCACGAGCTGCGCACGCCGGTGAACGGCGTCATCGGGCTCACCCGGCTGCTGCTCGACCCGGCCGCCGACCCGCTCACCGAGGAGCAGCGCCAGCAGATCACCCTGATCCGCGACACCGGCGGCACGCTGCTGTCGATGGTGAACGAGCTGCTGGACATGGCGCGCGCCGAACAGGGCCGGCTGGAGCCGCATCCGGCGCCGGTGGACGTGCCGGCGCTGCTGGCGGACCTGGCGGTCCTGCTGTCCCCGATGGCGGAGCAGGCGCGCCTGTCGCTCGCCGTGGACGACGCGGACGCGCCGCGGGACTTCGTCACCGACCCGGAGATGCTGTCCCGGATCCTGCGCAACCTCGTGGGGAACGGGCTGAAGTTCACCGAGGAGGGCGAGGTCCGGCTGGCGGTGCGGCGCGCCGGCGAGGACGTGGTGTTCACCGTGGCCGACACCGGGGTGGGGATCCCGCCCGCCGAGCGGGAGCGGGTCTTCGAGGAGTTCCACCGGGTGCAGGGCAGCGGCGGCGCCGGCACCGGGCTCGGCCTGCCCTTCGCCCGGCGGCTCGCCCGCATCCTCGGCGGCGACGTCACCCTGGACAGCGTCGTGGGCGAGGGGACGACGGCCACCGTGCGGATACCGCCGTACCGGGACATGGCCCACCTCGAGCTCGGCCACGTCCTGATCGCGGACGACGACGAGGCGGCCCGCCGCACCCTGCGCGGCCTGGTGGACGCGTCCGCCGGCCGGGTCAGCGAGGCCGCCGACGGGGACGCCGCGCTGGCCGCCGCCGCAGCCGACCCGCCCGACCTCGTCCTGCTGGACCTGCGCATGCCCGGCCGGGACGGCTACGACGTCCTCGCCGGGCTGCCCGCCGGGACGCCGGTCGTCCTGGTGACCTCGTCGGACGCGGCCGCGTCCGACGACCCCCGGCTCCGCCGCGCCGACGCGGTGCTCGGCAAGGACCGGGTCGGCCCCGAGTCGCTCGCCGCGGCGATACGCTCCGCACAGGCCCGCCGGGCCCGGGAGGGTAGGTGA
- a CDS encoding ATP-binding protein: MAALTGAGWTTSPSPADALRVRVEEESAAAGVRRRVTALAERLGFAGGRLERVRLAATEAATNLARHARRGEMLLRIVRDDRTAVLEFVAFDRGPGITDVPVSLLNGYSTRGTLGLGLGSIERLADGGGLYSLPGAGTVLYARFLPPGAPAGAAAPDPPFAGLTVPIDGEEECGDAYTARLLDGTVYALLCDGLGHGPLAARAAWEAVRAAHETALPASPADVLRSVDRRLTPTRGGAVAVAVVEPAAGRVRYAGIGNIAGWIVAPDRRQGMISVPGIAGTTARRIREHSYALPPGAAVVLHSDGLTGRWSLADRPGLHLRDPLLIAATLLRDAGAHHDDRSVLAIATDGRW, from the coding sequence GTGGCCGCGCTGACCGGCGCCGGCTGGACGACCAGCCCGTCCCCCGCCGACGCGCTGCGGGTACGGGTGGAGGAGGAGAGCGCCGCGGCGGGGGTGCGGCGGCGCGTCACCGCGCTCGCCGAGCGGCTCGGGTTCGCCGGGGGGCGCCTGGAACGCGTGCGGCTGGCGGCGACCGAGGCCGCGACGAACCTCGCCCGGCACGCACGGCGGGGCGAGATGCTCCTGCGCATCGTGCGCGACGACCGGACCGCGGTGCTGGAGTTCGTCGCCTTCGACCGGGGGCCCGGCATCACCGACGTGCCGGTGTCGCTGCTGAACGGCTACTCGACCCGCGGGACGCTCGGGCTCGGGCTGGGCTCGATCGAGCGGCTCGCCGACGGCGGCGGCCTGTACTCGCTGCCCGGGGCCGGCACCGTGCTGTACGCGCGGTTCCTGCCGCCGGGCGCGCCCGCCGGCGCCGCGGCGCCCGACCCGCCGTTCGCCGGGCTGACGGTGCCGATCGACGGCGAGGAGGAGTGCGGGGACGCCTACACCGCCCGCCTTCTGGACGGCACGGTCTACGCACTGCTCTGCGACGGCCTCGGGCACGGCCCGCTCGCCGCGCGCGCGGCCTGGGAGGCGGTCCGGGCGGCGCACGAGACGGCGCTGCCCGCCTCCCCCGCCGACGTCCTGCGGAGCGTCGACCGGCGGCTCACCCCGACCCGGGGCGGCGCCGTCGCGGTCGCGGTCGTCGAGCCGGCCGCCGGCCGGGTGCGGTACGCCGGGATCGGCAACATCGCCGGGTGGATCGTCGCGCCGGACCGCAGGCAGGGCATGATCTCCGTGCCGGGGATCGCCGGGACGACCGCGAGGCGGATCCGGGAGCACTCCTACGCGCTGCCGCCGGGCGCGGCCGTGGTGCTGCACTCCGACGGCCTCACCGGCCGCTGGAGCCTCGCCGACCGGCCGGGCCTGCACCTGCGCGACCCGCTGCTGATCGCGGCGACGCTGCTGCGGGACGCCGGCGCGCACCACGACGACCGGTCCGTGCTCGCGATCGCCACGGACGGGCGGTGGTGA
- a CDS encoding ATP-binding protein yields the protein MTSPPGEEVPIVSGDDVVRVRQLVRAAAAAAGLSLVDQTKIVTAASELARNTYAYGGGGTMRIERAADDRGRTGVRIVFHDDGPGIADVERALSAGWSSGTGLGLGLSGARRLCDEFDLTSEAGKGTTVTVAKWPR from the coding sequence GTGACGTCCCCGCCCGGTGAGGAGGTGCCGATCGTCTCGGGCGACGACGTGGTGCGCGTCCGGCAGCTGGTGCGCGCCGCCGCGGCGGCGGCCGGGCTGTCGCTGGTCGACCAGACCAAGATCGTCACGGCGGCGAGCGAGCTGGCGCGCAACACCTACGCCTACGGCGGCGGCGGCACGATGCGCATCGAGCGGGCGGCCGACGACCGGGGCAGGACGGGCGTGCGCATCGTCTTCCACGACGACGGCCCGGGCATCGCGGACGTCGAGCGGGCGCTGTCGGCGGGGTGGTCGAGCGGCACCGGGCTCGGGCTCGGCCTGTCCGGCGCCCGCCGGTTGTGCGACGAGTTCGACCTGACCAGCGAGGCCGGGAAGGGCACCACGGTGACGGTGGCCAAGTGGCCGCGCTGA
- a CDS encoding STAS domain-containing protein, translating into MDRVPILKIGNVLLVSIQLDLQDLTVLALQEDLADRITATGAHGVIIDITAVEIVDSFIGRMFATIAAMSRLMDAETVVVGMRPAVAITLVELGLSLGGVRTALDLEEGMRLLGAGVRGGAGAP; encoded by the coding sequence ATGGACCGCGTGCCCATCCTCAAGATCGGGAACGTCCTGCTGGTGTCGATCCAGCTCGATCTGCAGGACCTGACCGTCCTGGCGCTGCAGGAGGACCTGGCCGACCGGATCACCGCCACCGGCGCGCACGGCGTCATCATCGACATCACCGCGGTGGAGATCGTCGACTCGTTCATCGGCCGCATGTTCGCCACCATCGCCGCCATGTCCCGGCTCATGGACGCCGAGACGGTCGTGGTCGGGATGCGCCCGGCGGTGGCGATCACGCTGGTGGAGCTCGGGCTCTCGCTCGGCGGGGTGCGCACCGCGCTGGACCTGGAGGAGGGCATGCGGCTGCTCGGCGCGGGGGTGCGCGGCGGGGCGGGCGCCCCGTGA
- a CDS encoding STAS domain-containing protein, which produces MTDEADDGHISELLRAWREPVLNRWTELVGTTVRGRITEGELRSELGEMYELVVRALDGDRTAAGELRATLAEISRGRARQGFSPTEVAVGVFALKQALYEQVRATQDRRAYGELIDFSAYIDELGLATFETYAAAREQVIADQAEQLLELSTPVVKLWDGILGVPLVGTLDSARTQVVMETLLETLVDTGSRFAVIDITGVSAVDTEVAQHLLKTVMAARLMGTECVISGVRPQIAQTIVTLGIEFGDIVTKADLADALAYTLDRSGVRLAREEGA; this is translated from the coding sequence ATGACCGACGAAGCGGACGACGGGCACATCAGCGAGCTGCTGCGCGCCTGGCGGGAGCCGGTGCTGAACCGCTGGACCGAGCTGGTCGGGACGACCGTCCGGGGGCGCATCACCGAGGGCGAGCTCCGCTCGGAGCTGGGTGAGATGTACGAACTGGTCGTGCGGGCCCTCGACGGCGACCGGACGGCCGCCGGGGAGCTGCGGGCGACGCTCGCGGAGATCTCCCGCGGGCGGGCCCGGCAGGGCTTCAGCCCGACCGAGGTCGCGGTCGGCGTGTTCGCGCTGAAGCAGGCGCTGTACGAGCAGGTCCGCGCCACCCAGGACCGCAGGGCCTACGGCGAGCTCATCGACTTCTCCGCCTACATCGACGAGCTGGGGCTGGCCACGTTCGAGACCTACGCCGCCGCCCGCGAGCAGGTCATCGCCGACCAGGCCGAGCAGCTGCTGGAGCTGTCGACGCCCGTCGTGAAGCTGTGGGACGGGATCCTCGGGGTCCCGCTCGTCGGCACGCTGGACTCGGCCCGCACCCAGGTGGTGATGGAGACGCTGCTGGAGACGCTGGTGGACACCGGCTCCCGGTTCGCGGTGATCGACATCACGGGGGTGTCCGCCGTGGACACCGAGGTGGCGCAGCACCTGCTGAAGACGGTCATGGCGGCCCGGCTGATGGGCACCGAGTGCGTGATCTCCGGCGTCCGGCCGCAGATCGCGCAGACGATCGTGACGCTCGGCATCGAGTTCGGCGACATCGTGACGAAGGCCGACCTCGCCGACGCGCTCGCGTACACGCTCGACCGCAGCGGCGTGCGGCTGGCCCGCGAGGAGGGCGCCTGA